The genomic DNA CTTTTGGAACACCATACCGACGCGGTTTCGCAATGCTTCCACATGATATTTAGAATCGAAAATATTGCTGTCTCGATATAAAATTTCTCCGGCGACTTTAACATTCGGGGTCATTTCTACCATACGGTTCAACGTTTTAATAAATGTTGACTTCCCACATCCGGATGGTCCGATAATCGCTGTCACTTGATTTTCCTGAATATCAAACTGAATGTTTTGTAATGCGTGATGATCACCATACCATAGATTAAGATCTTGAATGTTGTAAACAGCGGTATTGATTTTTTCAACAGTTTGCATGGTTAATCTCTCCATTGTTAGCCAAATTGACCTGAAATATAGGCCTCGGTTCTTTCTTCCGATGGATTTGTAAAAATCTTAGATGTGTCGTCATACTCGATTAATTCACCTTGATAGAAAAATGCTGTTTGATCAGCAATCCTCGATGCCTGCTGCATGTTGTGTGTGACGATCACAATTGTATAATGTTCTTTTAACCTTAAAATCAGATCTTCAATTTTGGCATTAGAGATCGGATCTAATGCCGATGCCGGTTCGTCCAATAAAAGTACCTTCGGCTGTAATGCAAGCGTTCTTGCGACACAGAGTCGCTGTTGCTGACCGCCGGAAAGCGACAATGCTGATTTGTCAAGGCGATCTTTGACTTCCTCCCATAATGCCGCATCCTTTAAACTTTGTTCAACCGTCTCATCTAACACTTTTTTCTTCCGGATACCATAAAACTTTAAAGCATGGGCGATATTGTCGTAAATCGATTTCGGAAACGGGTTAGCTTTCTGAAAGACCATGCCGATTTCTTTGCGAAGCGCAACAACATCAATATCATGATCAAGTACATTCACGTCTTCGTATAAAATATCACCTTCACATCGGGCCACTGGTATAAGATCATTCATACGGTTGATCGTTCGTAAAAACGTCGACTTTCCACAACCAGACGGTCCAATTAATGCGGTAATGGCTTTTTCCTTGATTCGCATCGAAACGTCCTTAACGGCATGATTATCCCCGTAATAGATATTTAAATTTTGAACGGTTAAGCTGAGTTTGCTTTCTTCACTTTCTATATTGTCCAGGGCAGCTGCGCTTTCTTGTACATGTAGCATAGGGCGATTCTCCTTCAGATTTGTTATACGGCGGGTTTCGCTTGCCAACTCGACAACAGTGCTTTACTTACCTGACATTCGTTTATGAATACGGCTTCCCATCAAACGAGCAAATAGATTAAATACTAATATTGCAATCACCAAAACAGCGGAAGAACCATTCGCTACAGCATGTACGTCCGGGATAATACCGACTGAATTAACAGACCAAATATGAACCGATAACGTCTCCGCTGAGCGAAATAGATTCAATGGGGAATCCGGTGAGGCGGGATTCCAATTGGTAAAATCGAGATTTGGTGTCGATAATCCAGCGGTAAACAACAATGCCGCTGATTCACCAAAAACCCGGCCTGCTGATAAAATCACACCTGTTAAAATCCCCGGAAAGGCTGCCGGGAGTAAAACCGTTTTAATAGTATGCCAATGTGTAACACCGAGAGCCAAACTCGCCTCTTTTTGTTCAGCAGGAACGGAACGAAGG from Tuberibacillus sp. Marseille-P3662 includes the following:
- the pstB gene encoding phosphate ABC transporter ATP-binding protein PstB, with the translated sequence MLHVQESAAALDNIESEESKLSLTVQNLNIYYGDNHAVKDVSMRIKEKAITALIGPSGCGKSTFLRTINRMNDLIPVARCEGDILYEDVNVLDHDIDVVALRKEIGMVFQKANPFPKSIYDNIAHALKFYGIRKKKVLDETVEQSLKDAALWEEVKDRLDKSALSLSGGQQQRLCVARTLALQPKVLLLDEPASALDPISNAKIEDLILRLKEHYTIVIVTHNMQQASRIADQTAFFYQGELIEYDDTSKIFTNPSEERTEAYISGQFG